Proteins co-encoded in one Actinomadura luteofluorescens genomic window:
- a CDS encoding ATP-binding protein: MKTNLPAEPNAFVGRERDAADLGRLLESMRAVTLCGAGGIGKTRLALHVAHAVLDAPPADGADDGGVWFVELADVRPDGTTEPVARRVAAALDVAEEDGRPLTETLAGALRAPAVLLVLDNCEHVVEECAKLTGLLLARCPRLRILATSREPLRMAGENVWRVPPLEPDEAVRLFLERARAARPGFAPSGAVYEVTRALDGMPLAVELAAARVRVLSAEQIARRLADRFRLLSAGDRTAPARQRTLRAAIDWSHELLDGPERVLLRRLSVFSGWTLEQAEHVCAGPAPPGGAALPADDVLDTLTALVDKSLVTVTGETGGEVRFRLLDSIREYAAERLADAGEEAAFRGRHRDAVLAAAERDGRVALGVEPAPWADRVALFHRYDTELGNVRAALTWSLDHGDIAEGLRLCTALRAFWIARGRVAEWADRTDRFLSAGRDLDPRVLGPALAGRAQLAVGGRDFAHAARRAGEALALCREAGDDFMTATALITGAECLARAGRFADAAACLDEADALVRGPGREWTRAYACAARGYLLIRESRLREARERLDTAASVMREIGHLWGASHAMIGLGRLAELRGDPDSARGNYAAVLPILAEIGARPELARALAGLGRVALAQGDLPSARASLARSLALSRSSGIRLDVARALDAFAELVACEGDARGAVTLAGAASALREATGREPGTGARRERVLEPIRRRIGEPLVAQYWGEGRAMPADDAVARALRGPGTVPPPRRPVPGGAAEAVPAPVTPPSTLTAREREIARLVSRGLSNRGIADELVISPATAARHVTNILTKLGFSSRAQIAAWAVDNVPAEGS, from the coding sequence GTGAAGACCAATCTCCCCGCCGAGCCCAACGCCTTCGTCGGCCGCGAACGCGACGCCGCCGACCTCGGCAGGCTGCTGGAGAGCATGCGCGCCGTCACCCTGTGCGGGGCGGGCGGGATCGGCAAGACGCGGCTCGCGCTGCACGTCGCGCACGCGGTTCTCGACGCTCCGCCGGCGGACGGCGCCGACGACGGGGGCGTCTGGTTCGTGGAACTGGCCGACGTCCGCCCGGACGGGACGACCGAGCCCGTCGCGCGGCGCGTCGCCGCGGCCCTCGACGTGGCCGAGGAGGACGGCCGGCCGCTCACCGAGACGCTCGCCGGGGCGCTGCGCGCGCCCGCGGTCCTGCTCGTCCTCGACAACTGCGAGCACGTCGTCGAGGAGTGCGCGAAGCTCACCGGCCTGCTGCTGGCCCGCTGCCCGCGGCTGCGGATCCTCGCCACCAGCAGGGAGCCGCTGCGGATGGCGGGGGAGAACGTGTGGCGGGTGCCGCCCCTGGAGCCGGACGAGGCGGTCCGGCTGTTCCTGGAGCGCGCGAGGGCGGCGCGGCCCGGGTTCGCCCCGTCCGGGGCCGTGTACGAGGTCACCCGGGCCCTCGACGGGATGCCGCTGGCGGTGGAGCTCGCCGCCGCCCGGGTCCGGGTGCTGTCGGCCGAGCAGATCGCGCGCCGCCTCGCCGACCGGTTCCGGCTGCTCAGCGCCGGCGACCGCACCGCCCCCGCCCGGCAGCGGACGCTGCGCGCCGCGATCGACTGGAGCCACGAGCTGCTGGACGGGCCGGAGCGCGTCCTCCTGCGGCGCCTGTCGGTCTTCTCCGGCTGGACGCTGGAGCAGGCCGAGCACGTCTGCGCAGGTCCCGCGCCGCCCGGCGGCGCCGCCCTGCCCGCCGACGACGTCCTGGACACGCTCACCGCGCTCGTCGACAAGTCACTCGTGACGGTGACCGGGGAGACCGGCGGGGAGGTCCGGTTCCGGCTGCTCGACAGCATCCGCGAGTACGCGGCCGAGCGGCTCGCGGACGCCGGCGAGGAGGCGGCGTTCCGCGGGCGGCACCGCGACGCAGTCCTCGCCGCCGCCGAGCGCGACGGCCGGGTCGCGCTCGGCGTCGAGCCCGCGCCCTGGGCGGACCGGGTGGCGCTGTTCCACCGGTACGACACCGAGCTCGGCAACGTGCGGGCCGCGCTGACCTGGTCGCTCGACCACGGCGACATCGCCGAGGGGCTGCGGCTGTGCACCGCGCTCCGGGCCTTCTGGATCGCGCGCGGCCGCGTCGCCGAGTGGGCCGACCGGACCGACCGCTTCCTGTCCGCCGGCCGCGATCTCGACCCGCGCGTCCTCGGCCCGGCCCTGGCCGGCCGCGCGCAGCTCGCCGTCGGGGGCCGCGACTTCGCCCACGCCGCCCGGCGCGCCGGCGAGGCGCTCGCCCTCTGCCGCGAGGCCGGGGACGACTTCATGACCGCGACCGCGCTGATCACCGGCGCCGAGTGCCTCGCCCGCGCCGGCCGCTTCGCCGACGCCGCCGCCTGCCTGGACGAGGCCGACGCCCTCGTCCGCGGCCCCGGCCGGGAGTGGACCCGCGCCTACGCGTGCGCGGCCCGTGGCTACCTGCTGATCCGGGAGTCGCGCCTGCGCGAGGCCCGCGAGCGGCTCGACACGGCCGCGTCCGTCATGCGGGAGATCGGCCACCTGTGGGGCGCCTCCCACGCCATGATCGGCCTCGGCAGGCTCGCGGAGCTGCGCGGCGACCCCGACTCGGCCCGCGGAAACTACGCCGCGGTCCTGCCGATCCTCGCCGAGATCGGCGCGCGGCCGGAGCTGGCGCGGGCCCTCGCCGGCCTCGGCCGCGTCGCGCTCGCCCAGGGCGACCTCCCCTCGGCCCGCGCGTCCCTCGCGCGGAGCCTCGCGCTGAGCCGCTCGTCCGGCATCCGGCTGGACGTGGCCCGCGCACTGGACGCGTTCGCCGAGCTGGTCGCGTGCGAGGGCGACGCGCGCGGCGCGGTCACGCTCGCGGGCGCGGCGTCCGCGCTGCGCGAGGCGACCGGCCGCGAGCCCGGCACCGGTGCGCGCCGCGAACGCGTGCTCGAACCGATCCGCCGCCGGATCGGCGAGCCCCTCGTCGCCCAGTACTGGGGGGAGGGCCGCGCGATGCCCGCCGACGACGCGGTCGCCCGCGCGCTGCGCGGCCCCGGGACCGTCCCGCCGCCGAGGCGGCCGGTGCCGGGCGGCGCCGCGGAGGCCGTCCCCGCGCCGGTCACGCCGCCGAGCACCCTGACGGCCCGCGAACGGGAGATCGCCCGCCTCGTCTCCCGCGGCCTCAGCAACCGCGGGATCGCCGACGAGCTGGTCATCAGCCCCGCCACCGCCGCCCGCCACGTCACCAACATCCTGACCAAGCTCGGCTTCTCCTCCCGCGCCCAGATCGCCGCCTGGGCCGTGGACAACGTCCCCGCGGAGGGCTCCTGA
- a CDS encoding class I adenylate-forming enzyme family protein translates to MLSRGADPAYPAVTVTRAVFGAAPDPGKTAVLDVSSGRSLSHGALSAMVGTAASALARAGSEPGEVIGLRLREPLDLAVALHAVIAAGAVAFPLAGPDASRLLDEADARFVITDGPGGDGDRLTGEAAPLRLTDLLADPARADTAPPALAAPACGDIALLAATRGTGRRPARTVRLTHAEVVAGLVRVAESAMFGGADTVLSALPFGTVLGLNGVLNPALRLGATVVAFSETGRHDLLRSLRDHRVTVAVLPPELVEALAYERAVCQYDLRALRAVVAAGGPLAAEEARAAASRLGCPVRQAYGLAEAGGFTHLNLRAAEEGTLDSVGRGLPGVAWRVVDPRTGAVQPSYQPGEMCVRLPAARAAAGPARWLPTGDSAFADEHGRVFILGRLAGARREPPGDPEAVLAAHPSVRDAVVAPAPDDDLGLAPHAFAVPAEPVSEADLLAYVNGRVPKTREVSAVHVVDEIPRTPDGRVRRRELLERAGLAP, encoded by the coding sequence ATGCTCTCCAGAGGTGCGGACCCCGCCTACCCGGCGGTCACAGTGACCCGCGCGGTGTTCGGCGCCGCGCCCGACCCCGGGAAGACCGCGGTGCTGGACGTGTCCTCCGGACGCTCCCTGTCCCACGGCGCGCTCTCCGCCATGGTCGGGACCGCGGCCTCCGCCCTGGCGCGCGCCGGGTCGGAGCCGGGGGAGGTGATCGGCCTGCGGCTGCGCGAGCCGCTGGACCTCGCCGTCGCGCTGCACGCCGTGATCGCGGCCGGTGCCGTCGCCTTCCCCCTCGCGGGCCCGGACGCGTCCCGCCTGCTGGACGAGGCCGATGCCCGCTTCGTCATCACCGACGGCCCGGGCGGCGATGGCGACCGCCTCACCGGCGAGGCGGCCCCGCTGCGGCTCACCGACCTGCTCGCCGACCCGGCCCGCGCGGACACGGCCCCGCCCGCGCTCGCGGCCCCCGCCTGCGGCGACATCGCGCTCCTGGCGGCGACGCGGGGGACCGGCAGGAGGCCCGCCCGGACGGTGCGGCTGACGCACGCGGAGGTCGTGGCGGGCCTGGTGAGGGTCGCCGAGTCGGCCATGTTCGGCGGCGCGGACACGGTGCTGAGCGCGCTGCCGTTCGGCACCGTCCTCGGGCTGAACGGGGTGCTCAACCCGGCGCTGCGGCTCGGCGCCACCGTCGTCGCGTTCTCCGAGACGGGGCGCCACGACCTGCTCCGCTCGCTGCGGGACCACCGGGTGACCGTCGCGGTGCTGCCGCCGGAGCTCGTGGAGGCCCTCGCCTACGAGCGCGCCGTCTGCCAGTACGACCTGCGGGCGCTGCGCGCCGTGGTGGCCGCCGGCGGGCCGCTCGCGGCGGAGGAGGCGCGGGCCGCCGCGTCCCGGCTCGGCTGCCCGGTGCGGCAGGCGTACGGGCTGGCCGAGGCCGGCGGGTTCACCCATCTCAACCTGCGCGCGGCCGAGGAGGGGACGCTCGACTCGGTCGGCCGCGGCCTGCCGGGCGTGGCGTGGCGGGTCGTGGATCCGCGCACCGGGGCGGTGCAGCCGTCCTACCAGCCGGGCGAGATGTGCGTCCGGCTCCCGGCGGCGCGGGCCGCCGCGGGGCCCGCGCGCTGGCTGCCCACCGGGGACTCGGCGTTCGCCGACGAGCACGGGCGGGTGTTCATCCTCGGACGGCTCGCCGGGGCGCGCCGCGAACCGCCCGGCGACCCGGAGGCGGTGCTGGCCGCGCATCCGTCCGTGCGGGACGCCGTCGTGGCGCCCGCCCCCGACGACGACCTCGGGCTCGCGCCCCACGCGTTCGCCGTCCCGGCCGAACCGGTGTCCGAGGCCGACCTCCTCGCCTACGTCAACGGGCGCGTGCCGAAGACCCGGGAGGTGTCGGCGGTGCACGTCGTGGACGAGATCCCCCGCACGCCCGACGGCCGGGTCAGGCGCCGCGAGCTACTGGAACGCGCCGGCCTGGCCCCGTGA
- a CDS encoding AMP-binding protein, whose product MSEASTPVPDATITDVVLEAVGDADRAGSRPRRRPALVDPAGELGHADFARAVPAAADGLRRHGVRHGDVGAVHVRGVRELAVAAHAVTAAGAVPVLLPPGGAPAGLAGMMNEAGARFLLTGEDTAAASMAAVERSYVRQVFAFGDVAGATPFRRLLEPGGARAGRPPGPLRDPALRVPAPWGDITHADRLADLYRLCGTLGISDGDVVALCGQDVPAPTRMGLVDLCLMRGATLVGVPGRDAGDLLEAILDHRATAAVVTPAQLRAIAFDHGRVPVPGVRLLVTGAPSAEAVHACRSRHRWPVALLC is encoded by the coding sequence ATGTCCGAGGCGAGCACTCCGGTCCCCGACGCCACGATCACCGACGTGGTGCTGGAGGCGGTCGGAGACGCGGACAGGGCCGGCTCCCGGCCGCGCAGGCGCCCCGCCCTCGTGGATCCCGCGGGCGAACTCGGGCACGCCGACTTCGCAAGAGCGGTCCCGGCCGCGGCCGACGGCCTGCGCCGCCACGGGGTCCGGCACGGCGACGTCGGCGCGGTCCACGTCCGCGGCGTCCGCGAACTGGCCGTCGCCGCCCACGCGGTCACCGCCGCCGGGGCCGTCCCGGTCCTGCTCCCGCCCGGCGGCGCCCCCGCCGGGCTCGCCGGAATGATGAACGAGGCCGGCGCCCGTTTCCTGCTGACCGGAGAGGACACGGCGGCCGCGTCGATGGCCGCCGTGGAGCGTTCGTACGTCAGGCAGGTCTTCGCCTTCGGGGACGTCGCCGGCGCCACGCCGTTCCGCCGCCTCCTGGAACCCGGGGGCGCCCGGGCGGGCAGGCCGCCCGGACCGCTCCGGGACCCGGCGCTGCGCGTGCCGGCCCCATGGGGGGACATCACCCACGCCGACCGCCTCGCCGACCTCTACCGCCTGTGCGGGACGCTGGGCATCTCGGACGGGGACGTGGTCGCCCTGTGCGGCCAGGACGTCCCCGCGCCCACGCGGATGGGGCTGGTGGACCTGTGCCTCATGCGGGGCGCCACCCTCGTGGGCGTCCCCGGCCGCGACGCGGGGGACCTCCTCGAAGCGATCCTCGACCACCGGGCCACCGCCGCCGTCGTCACCCCGGCGCAGCTCCGCGCCATCGCCTTCGACCACGGCCGCGTCCCCGTCCCCGGGGTCCGCCTCCTGGTGACGGGCGCGCCGTCCGCCGAGGCCGTCCACGCCTGCCGCTCCCGGCACCGCTGGCCGGTCGCCCTGCTGTGCTGA
- a CDS encoding aldehyde dehydrogenase, with product MREHDRLFIGGEWAAPAGTGVIDVVSPHTEEVIGRVPEGTEGDIDAAVAAARRAFDEGPWPRMTPAERAEIVGRLSAIYAERQQEMADLVTAEMGSPIMFSVFGQAAIPQMVLQYYVDLAASYTWEEERQGMLGPVTVTQEPVGVVAAIVPWNVPQFTLMLKLAPALIAGCTVVAKPSPETPLDSYLLAEWIREAGIPEGVVNIVPAGREVGAYLVAHPDVDKVSFTGSTAAGRRIGAVCGEQLKRVTLELGGKSAAIVLDDADLAATVEGFKLASLMNNGEACAAQTRILASRRRYDEVADALATMVGGLSVGDPADYGCEIGPLVARRQQERVENYIRIGQDEGAKLITGGLNRPHDRGWYVAPTVFGDVGNDMRIAREEIFGPVLVLIPYEDEDDAIKIANDSDYGLGGSVWTSDVEHGVEVARRIRTGSCGVNMYTLDPNTPFGGYKNSGLGRELGPEGLHAYLEHKSIPHPAPAS from the coding sequence ATGCGCGAGCACGATCGGCTGTTCATCGGAGGCGAGTGGGCCGCACCGGCCGGGACCGGCGTGATCGACGTCGTCTCCCCGCACACCGAGGAGGTCATCGGGCGGGTCCCCGAGGGCACCGAGGGCGACATCGACGCGGCCGTCGCGGCGGCCCGGCGCGCCTTCGACGAGGGCCCCTGGCCGCGGATGACCCCCGCCGAGCGCGCGGAGATCGTCGGCCGGCTCTCGGCGATCTACGCCGAGCGGCAGCAGGAGATGGCCGACCTGGTGACCGCCGAGATGGGCTCCCCCATCATGTTCTCGGTGTTCGGGCAGGCGGCCATCCCGCAGATGGTGCTCCAGTACTACGTGGACCTCGCCGCCTCCTACACCTGGGAGGAGGAGCGGCAGGGCATGCTGGGGCCGGTCACGGTCACCCAGGAGCCGGTCGGCGTCGTCGCGGCGATCGTCCCGTGGAACGTCCCGCAGTTCACGCTGATGCTCAAGCTCGCGCCCGCGCTCATCGCCGGCTGCACGGTCGTCGCCAAGCCCTCCCCCGAGACGCCCCTCGACTCCTACCTGCTGGCCGAGTGGATCCGCGAGGCGGGCATCCCCGAGGGCGTCGTCAACATCGTCCCGGCCGGACGCGAGGTCGGCGCCTACCTCGTCGCGCACCCCGACGTCGACAAGGTGTCCTTCACCGGCTCCACCGCCGCCGGGCGCAGGATCGGCGCGGTCTGCGGCGAGCAGCTCAAGCGGGTCACCCTCGAACTCGGCGGCAAGTCCGCCGCGATCGTCCTGGACGACGCGGACCTGGCCGCCACCGTCGAGGGCTTCAAGCTGGCCTCGCTGATGAACAACGGCGAGGCGTGCGCCGCGCAGACCCGCATCCTCGCGTCCCGCCGCCGCTACGACGAGGTCGCCGACGCCCTCGCGACCATGGTGGGCGGCCTGTCGGTCGGCGACCCCGCCGACTACGGCTGCGAGATCGGCCCGCTGGTCGCCAGGCGGCAGCAGGAGCGCGTGGAGAACTACATCCGGATCGGCCAGGACGAGGGCGCCAAGCTGATCACCGGCGGGCTGAACCGCCCGCACGACCGCGGCTGGTACGTCGCGCCCACCGTCTTCGGCGACGTCGGCAACGACATGCGCATCGCCCGCGAGGAGATCTTCGGCCCCGTGCTGGTCCTCATCCCCTACGAGGACGAGGACGACGCCATCAAGATCGCCAACGACAGCGACTACGGGCTCGGCGGCTCGGTCTGGACCTCCGACGTCGAGCACGGCGTCGAGGTCGCCCGCCGCATCCGCACCGGGAGCTGCGGCGTCAACATGTACACGCTCGACCCGAACACCCCCTTCGGCGGCTACAAGAACAGCGGCCTCGGCCGCGAGCTCGGCCCCGAGGGCCTGCACGCCTACCTGGAGCACAAGTCCATCCCCCACCCCGCCCCCGCGAGCTGA
- a CDS encoding mycothiol-dependent nitroreductase Rv2466c family protein, whose protein sequence is MSEIADVWFDPSCPYTWITTRWLLEAAEVRPVTPRWHLLSLAALNEGRDDDPENDPEGYLWLPARVCAAVTAEAGQAALGRFYTAFGTRVHERGEMGVRTIPDALAEAGLPEELAAAALDARHDGAVRASTAEGLARVGPHVGTPVVAVGGRAFFGPVLSRVPRGEAAGRLWDGTLLVAGTPGFHELKGRPHAAPDPS, encoded by the coding sequence GTGTCAGAGATCGCCGACGTCTGGTTCGACCCGTCCTGTCCCTACACCTGGATCACCACGCGGTGGCTCCTGGAGGCCGCCGAGGTCCGGCCGGTCACGCCGCGCTGGCACCTGCTGAGCCTCGCCGCGCTGAACGAGGGCCGGGACGACGATCCCGAGAACGACCCCGAGGGCTACCTGTGGCTGCCCGCGCGGGTCTGCGCCGCCGTCACCGCCGAGGCCGGGCAGGCGGCGCTCGGGCGCTTCTACACCGCGTTCGGTACCCGCGTCCACGAGCGCGGGGAGATGGGGGTGCGGACGATCCCCGACGCGCTCGCCGAGGCCGGCCTGCCGGAGGAACTCGCCGCCGCGGCCCTGGACGCCCGGCACGACGGCGCGGTCCGCGCCTCGACCGCCGAAGGGCTCGCGCGGGTCGGGCCGCACGTCGGCACGCCCGTCGTCGCGGTCGGCGGTCGCGCGTTCTTCGGCCCGGTCCTGTCCCGCGTCCCGCGCGGCGAGGCGGCCGGCCGGCTGTGGGACGGGACGCTTCTCGTCGCCGGGACGCCCGGCTTCCACGAGCTCAAAGGGCGGCCCCACGCCGCCCCCGACCCCTCCTAG
- a CDS encoding dCMP deaminase, which produces MDDLGWLALACDLAAQCPPSRTAFSVGAVIVGADGREVARGFSREDDPHDHAEEAALARTRGDLAGATVYSSLEPCGHRASRPRTCAELIVASGARRVVFAWREPALFAAGTGAEILAAAGVEAVELPELAERARRPNAHLL; this is translated from the coding sequence GTGGATGACCTCGGCTGGCTGGCCCTGGCGTGCGACCTCGCGGCCCAGTGCCCGCCGTCGCGCACCGCGTTCTCGGTGGGCGCGGTCATCGTCGGGGCGGACGGGCGGGAGGTCGCGCGCGGTTTCTCCCGCGAGGACGACCCGCACGACCACGCCGAGGAGGCCGCGCTCGCCAGGACGCGCGGCGACCTGGCCGGGGCGACCGTCTACAGCTCCCTCGAACCGTGCGGGCACCGCGCGTCGCGTCCCCGCACGTGCGCGGAGCTGATCGTCGCCTCGGGCGCCCGCCGCGTCGTGTTCGCGTGGCGCGAGCCGGCCCTGTTCGCCGCGGGGACGGGCGCGGAGATCCTCGCGGCCGCGGGCGTCGAGGCGGTCGAGCTGCCCGAGCTCGCCGAGCGCGCCCGCCGCCCGAACGCCCACCTGCTCTAG
- a CDS encoding RibD family protein, with protein sequence MSERPYVLLSCAMSADGYIDDATPERLRLSSTADWDRVDAVRAGCDAILVGAGTVRADDPRLLVRSAARREQRVARGLPPDLTKVTLTWSGDLDPGARFFTTGGSPKLVYAPTGTAGSLATRLAGLADVVDAGDPLALDAVLGDLAARGVRRLMVEGGGGIHTLFLTADAVDELQLVVAPFFVGDPSAPRFVRSGVFPQSPERPMRLQEATRIGDLALLRYLAGGARG encoded by the coding sequence GTGAGCGAGCGTCCCTACGTGCTGCTGAGCTGCGCGATGTCCGCCGACGGCTACATCGACGACGCGACTCCGGAGCGGCTGCGGCTGTCCAGCACGGCCGACTGGGACCGGGTCGACGCGGTGCGCGCCGGCTGCGACGCGATCCTCGTCGGCGCGGGCACCGTCCGGGCCGACGACCCGAGGCTGCTCGTGCGGTCGGCGGCGCGGCGGGAGCAGCGGGTCGCGCGCGGGCTGCCGCCCGACCTCACCAAGGTGACGCTGACGTGGAGCGGCGACCTGGACCCCGGCGCGCGGTTCTTCACCACGGGCGGGTCCCCGAAGCTCGTGTACGCCCCGACCGGCACGGCGGGCTCCCTGGCGACCCGGCTGGCCGGGCTCGCCGACGTCGTGGACGCGGGCGACCCGCTCGCGCTGGACGCGGTGCTCGGCGACCTCGCCGCCCGGGGCGTCCGGCGGCTGATGGTCGAGGGCGGCGGCGGGATCCACACGCTGTTCCTCACCGCCGACGCGGTGGACGAGCTCCAGCTCGTGGTCGCGCCGTTCTTCGTCGGCGACCCGTCCGCGCCGCGCTTCGTGCGGTCCGGGGTGTTCCCGCAGTCCCCGGAGCGGCCCATGCGGCTCCAGGAGGCCACCCGCATCGGCGACCTCGCCCTGCTGCGCTACCTGGCCGGGGGCGCGCGTGGATGA
- a CDS encoding exonuclease SbcCD subunit D, giving the protein MRILHTSDWHLGRSFHREDLLAAQAAFVDHLVETVAAERVECVLVSGDVYDRALPAVDAVRLCNEALERLAALTRVVLIAGNHDSARRLGFGSALMDAAGVHVRTDFATVGEPVVVGDAAIYGIPYLEPELVRHPWELEERSHAAALTEAMRRVRDDAARHDRLSVVLAHAFVTGGESSESERDISVGGSSQVSASVFDGVGYAALGHLHGAWRIGDRVRYSGSPLAYSFSEERHVKGSWLIDLRADGVAAEFVEAPVPRRLARVRGRIDDLLSDPSFDGLEDRWLQVTLTDGRRPSAAMERLRRRFPHTLVLGFEPEGGGADGARAWSEHVRERSALDIAGDFVAEVTDGPAGGDECALLHEAFEACRHKEAMA; this is encoded by the coding sequence ATGCGAATCCTGCACACCTCCGACTGGCATCTCGGCAGATCGTTCCACCGCGAGGACCTGCTGGCCGCGCAGGCGGCGTTCGTCGACCACCTGGTCGAGACCGTCGCGGCGGAGCGGGTCGAGTGCGTGCTGGTCTCCGGGGACGTCTACGACCGGGCCCTGCCCGCGGTCGACGCCGTCCGGCTGTGCAACGAGGCCCTGGAGCGGCTCGCCGCCCTCACCCGGGTCGTGCTCATCGCGGGCAACCACGACTCCGCGCGCCGCCTCGGGTTCGGCTCGGCGCTGATGGACGCCGCGGGCGTGCACGTCCGCACCGACTTCGCGACCGTGGGGGAGCCCGTCGTCGTCGGCGACGCCGCTATCTACGGCATCCCCTACCTGGAGCCCGAGCTCGTCCGCCACCCGTGGGAGCTGGAGGAGCGCAGCCACGCCGCCGCGCTCACCGAGGCCATGCGCCGCGTCCGCGACGACGCCGCGCGCCACGACCGGCTCTCGGTCGTGCTCGCGCACGCGTTCGTCACCGGCGGCGAGTCCAGCGAGAGCGAGCGCGACATCTCGGTCGGCGGCTCCTCGCAGGTGTCGGCGTCGGTGTTCGACGGCGTCGGCTACGCGGCGCTCGGCCACCTGCACGGCGCCTGGCGCATCGGCGACCGCGTCCGCTACTCGGGCTCGCCGCTGGCCTACTCCTTCTCCGAGGAACGCCACGTCAAGGGCTCCTGGCTGATCGACCTGCGCGCCGACGGCGTCGCCGCGGAGTTCGTGGAGGCGCCCGTCCCGCGGCGCCTGGCGCGGGTCCGCGGCCGCATCGACGACCTGCTCTCCGACCCGTCCTTCGACGGGCTGGAGGACCGCTGGCTCCAGGTCACGCTCACCGACGGGCGCCGCCCGTCCGCCGCGATGGAGCGGCTGCGCCGGCGCTTCCCGCACACGCTCGTCCTCGGCTTCGAGCCCGAGGGCGGCGGCGCCGACGGCGCCCGCGCCTGGTCCGAGCACGTCCGCGAGCGCTCCGCCCTCGACATCGCGGGCGACTTCGTCGCCGAGGTCACCGACGGGCCCGCCGGCGGCGACGAATGCGCCCTGCTCCACGAGGCCTTCGAGGCCTGCCGCCACAAGGAGGCCATGGCGTGA